In the Hordeum vulgare subsp. vulgare chromosome 7H, MorexV3_pseudomolecules_assembly, whole genome shotgun sequence genome, one interval contains:
- the LOC123407846 gene encoding uncharacterized protein LOC123407846 gives MEMEGNQIQISPMGSAPSRSSPRQWSWGSALAGAVTTAAAAGVLVCRPRDPSFELISMNLSTFHFRPPAALDIGLTLTVHATNPNVVPVRYGASNVSILYGGTLLGTARLDAGQQPATSCRLLHLPARLNAMELAHHAGAILADATRRHMELDAVVEIAGEAAVLLWSRRFSVRIDSHIVVDPVFLEVVEQDNRSEMQLYLT, from the coding sequence ATGGAGATGGAAGGAAACCAAATCCAGATCTCACCCATGGGGTCCGCGCCGTCGAGGTCGTCCCCCCGGCAGTGGAGCTGGGGCTCGGCACTCGCCGGCGCCGTcaccacggcggcggcggcgggcgtgcTGGTCTGTAGGCCGAGGGACCCGAGCTTCGAGCTCATCTCCATGAACCTGTCCACCTTCCACTTCCGGCCGCCGGCGGCGCTGGACATCGGCCTCACCCTCACCGTCCACGCCACCAACCCCAACGTGGTGCCCGTGCGCTACGGCGCCTCCAACGTCTCCATCCTCTACGGGGGCACGCTCCTCGGCACCGCGCGCCTCGACGCCGGCCAGCAGCCCGCCACGTCGTGCCGCCTGCTCCACCTCCCGGCCCGGCTCAACGCCATGGAGCTCGCCCACCACGCCGGCGCTATCCTCGCGGACGCCACGCGCCGGCACATGGAGCTGGACGCCGTCGTGGAGATCGCGGGCGAAGCGGCCGTGCTGCTCTGGTCGCGCCGCTTCTCCGTCCGCATCGACAGCCACATCGTCGTCGACCCCGTCTTCCTCGAGGTCGTGGAGCAGGACAACCGCTCCGAGATGCAGCTCTACCTGACCTGA
- the LOC123407843 gene encoding kinesin-like protein KIN-5C: MSRLDKEKSVNVQVLLRCRPFSDDELRSNAPQVVTCNDYQREVAVTQTIAGKQIDRVFTFDKVFGPTARQRDLYDQAIIPIVNEVLEGFNCTIFAYGQTGTGKTYTMEGECRRAKSGPEGQLPSDAGVIPRAVKQIFDTLERQNTEYSVKVTFLELYNEEITDLLAPEEISKVALEERQKKPLPLMEDGKGGVLVRGLEEEIVTNCSEIFSLLERGSAKRRTAETLLNKQSSRSHSLFSITIHIKEATPEGEELIKCGKLNLVDLAGSENICRSGAREGRAREAGEINKSLLTLGRVITALVEHLGHVPYRDSKLTRLLRDSLGGRTKTCIIATVSPSVHCLEETLSTLDYAHRAKSIKNRPEVNQKMMKSTLIKDLYGEIDRLKAEVYAAREKVGVYIPKDRYQMEENERKAMADQIEQMTASLEINQKQINDLQEKYNFELQHSADLSKKLEATEKCLDHTSNLLSTTKEDLKQAHYNLKEKEFIISEQKKAENALAHQACVLRSELEKSSRDNASLHSKIARGDKLSAANRSVVNSFQADLASKLDILSSTLTASIDQQNKHLKAVEDLCQSCVDSHDTATLEIKKKVLASKSLYMSHMEAFQNIVLLHKANTNSTLEDVSSLSAASCCSLDQLLACVEGEALKIFTDIQSLLADHRSELAHFTKELRDSFCISLDRTKDMSSFILGLFQKYMEETSKLQNHSNHTHEAQVKSLEEFQKAYEEQSKSEEQRLLADITSLVSKHIVRQRELVDVRLNSLGDAARGNKTFLDEHTSAMEGVTKDAKRKWEMFAEQAENDCKVGSSFSSAKHCRMETIMQECACTVDSAAQQWKKSHAAVNDLCTKQVAEVEVFVRAAIENNEQHEAEIASSRALAEEQASNSSKEILQDIDDLLEEARNSSSRVVTTVEAHSVEIQHLQDNHSGQTSGVNTHAEKAFQSSYRDYEPTGETPVRCEPEVPSKGTIESLRAMPIESLMDEFRENHPYESSKEPKPSLIPRSPLATLN, from the exons atgtcgcGGCTGGACAAGGAGAAGTCGGTGAACGTCCAGGTCCTTCTCCGCTGCAG GCCGTTCAGCGACGACGAACTCCGGAGCAACGCGCCGCAGGTGGTCACCTGCAACGACTACCAGCGGGAGGTCGCCGTCACGCAGACCATCGCCGGGAAGCAGATCGACAGGGTCTTCACGTTCGACAAG GTTTTTGGCCCAACAGCTAGGCAGAGAGACTTGTATGATCAAGCCATCATTCCTATCGTGAACGAGGTGCTGGAAGGGTTTAATTGCACCATCTTCGCCTATGGCCAGACGGGCACTGGGAAGACTTATACCATGGAAGGAGAATGTCGGAGAGCCAAG AGTGGACCGGAGGGACAGTTACCTTCAGACGCAGGGGTCATACCTAGGGCCGTTAAGCAGATATTTGATACATTGGAGAGGCAGAATACTGAGTACAGTGTTAAGGTCACATTTTTGGAACTGTACAATGAGGAAATAACAGATCTTCTTGCACCAGAGGAGATATCTAAGGTTGCTCTGGAAGAACGGCAGAAAAAGCCATTGCCACTCATGGAGGATGGGAAAGGTGGGGTGCTTGTGAGAGGTTTGGAGGAAGAAATAGTCACTAATTGTAGCGAAATATTCTCTCTTTTGGAAAGAGGATCTGCAAAGCGCCGCACAGCAGAGACTCTTTTGAACAAGCAATCAAG CCGTTCGCACTCGCTTTTCTCAATCACAATTCACATAAAAGAGGCAACCCCTGAAGGAGAAGAACTGATAAAATGTGGGAAATTAAACCTGGTTGATCTGGCTGGGTCTGAGAACATCTGTCGTTCTGGAGCTAGGGAG GGCCGAGCAAGAGAGGCTGGTGAAATAAACAAAAGTTTGCTTACTTTAGGCCGTGTCATTACGGCATTGGTTGAGCACCTTGGACATGTTCCTTACAG AGACAGTAAGCTCACAAGGTTGCTTCGTGATTCACTTGGAGGGAGAACAAAAACTTGCATTATTGCTACTGTTTCGCCTTCTGTACATTGTCTTGAGGAGACATTAAGCACACTGGATTATGCACACCGGGCAAAGAGCATAAAAAACAGGCCCGAG GTTAACCAAAAAATGATGAAATCAACGTTAATCAAGGATCTCTATGGAGAAATCGACCGACTGAAAGCAG AGGTCTATGCTGCACGTGAAAAGGTTGGGGTATACATTCCAAAAGATAGATACCAGATGGAGGAGAATGAGAGGAAG GCCATGGCTGATCAAATTGAGCAAATGACCGCCTCTTTAGAAATAAATCAGAAG CAAATCAATGATCTGCAAGAAAAGTACAATTTTGAGCTCCAACATTCTGCTGATTTGAGCAAAAAGCTTGAAGCCACAGAG AAATGTCTGGACCACACAAGCAACCTACTCTCAACAACAAAAGAGGATTTGAAACAGGCCCATTACAATCTCAAGGAGAAAGAATTCATTATATCCGAGCAGAAAAAAGCAG AAAATGCTCTAGCACACCAAGCCTGTGTTCTGAGATCAGAACTTGAAAAATCTAGCCGTGATAATGCTTCACTGCATTCAAAAATAGCTAGAGGAGATAAACTAAGTGCTGCAAATAGGTCGGTGGTGAACTCATTCCAAGCTGACCTTGCTTCAAAGTTGGATATTCTCTCCAGTACCCTCACTGCATCCATAGATCAACAAAACAAACACCTAAAGGCTGTGGAAGATCTGTGCCAATCATGCGTTGATTCCCATGACACG GCTACATTGGAGATAAAGAAGAAGGTCTTAGCTTCGAAGTCGTTATATATGTCGCACATGGAAGCTTTTCAAAATATTGTGCTCCTACATAAAGCAAACACGAATTCTACATTGGAGGATGTATCATCTCTGTCTGCAGCAAGCTGTTGCAGCCTTGACCAG CTTCTAGCATGTGTTGAGGGAGAGGCACTGAAGATATTTACTGATATTCAGAGTTTGTTAGCCGACCATCGAAGCGAACTGGCGCACTTCACTAAGGAATTGCGTGAT AGTTTCTGCATTAGCTTGGATAGGACGAAGGATATGTCCAGCTTCATTCTTGGGCTCTTTCAGAAGTACATGGAGGAAACATCCAAGTTGCAGAACCACTCAAACCACACCCATGAAGCACAGGTCaaaagccttgaagagtttcaaaAGGCTTATGAG GAACAATCCAAGTCTGAGGAACAGAGGCTTCTGGCAGATATCACCAGTTTGGTGTCCAAACACATTGTTCGACAAAGAGAGCTG GTGGATGTTAGATTAAACTCTCTTGGCGATGCTGCTCGTGGTAACAAGACATTTCTGGACGAGCACACATCTGCTATGGAGGGTGTCACAAAGGATGCCAAGAGAAAGTGGGAAATGTTTGCAGAGCAAGCAGAGAATGACTGCAAAGTTGGCTCCAGCTTCTCTTCAGCTAAGCATTGCCGCATGGAAACAATTATGCAGGAGTG TGCATGCACTGTCGACTCTGCTGCTCAACAATGGAAAAAATCCCATGCTGCAGTTAATGATTTGTGCACAAAACAAGTGGCTGAAGTTGAAGTATTTGTCAG GGCTGCAATCGAAAACAACGAGCAGCATGAAGCAGAGATTGCATCATCTCGTGCCTTGGCTGAAGAACAAGCATCCAACAGTAGCAAAGAAATACTGCAGGACATCGACG ATCTACTGGAAGAGGCACGTAATTCATCATCAAGAGTTGTGACGACAGTGGAAGCACATTCGGTAGAGATACAGCATTTGCAGGACAACCACTCTGGACAGACTTCAGGCGTCAACACACATGCCGAGAAGGCTTTCCAAAGCAGCTACAGG GACTATGAGCCGACTGGTGAAACTCCGGTGAGGTGTGAGCCGGAAGTCCCGAGCAAAGGCACGATCGAGTCGTTGCGAGCGATGCCAATCGAGTCCCTGATGGATGAGTTCCGTGAGAACCATCCCTATGAATCGAGCAAGGAACCCAAGCCGTCGCTCATCCCTCGCTCGCCACTTGCGACACTCAACTGA